The proteins below come from a single Mercenaria mercenaria strain notata chromosome 3, MADL_Memer_1, whole genome shotgun sequence genomic window:
- the LOC123524605 gene encoding uncharacterized protein LOC123524605, which translates to MKLKFADTRDGLHLSTKLFMADANDFCRSVSNKKTTKEFVTSVMDTSGLTSKQTEEVRLKRKRPRMPTVMLDGESVHKKQEIKPLGTKEVRLDYILDVEKSLSLRDLNMEWVNHLKNEIIRDPTVVTTVPLLLKGDKVSSIDHIEEDAKFYPLGGCHLIKAIKSAETSIRSINAHIYTGLTNEEALKVASMHNMKMEHLPLSFQDKVNLGRRLLTQNGTENLQGRLADILTAVLGMKINRNSLSTIISVCKYEDEQFTLFRKIVAASEQRGEKSVNAKVSR; encoded by the exons ATGAAA CTTAAATTTGCTGACACACGAGATGGCCTTCATCTTTCTACAAAATTATTTATGGCGGATGCCAATGATTTCTGCAGATCTGTGAGcaacaagaaaacaacaaaagAGTTTGTTACATCTGTTATGGACACCTCTGGACTAACTTcaa AACAAACTGAAGAAGTAAGATTAAAAAGAAAGAGGCCAAGGATGCCAACAGTGATGTTAGATGGAGAGAGTGTGCACAAGAAACAAGAAATTAAACCTTTGg GAACAAAAGAGGTCCGTCTTGATTACATATTAGACGTGGAGAAGAGCCTGAGTTTGAGAGACCTAAATATGGAGTGGGTGAACCATTTAAAAAATGAGATTATCAGAGACCCCACAGTGGTAACAACTGTTCCTCTGCTGTTAAAAGGAGACAAG GTATCATCAATAGATCACATTGAGGAGGATGCAAAGTTCTACCCACTGGGAGGATGCCATCTTATTAAAGCAATAAAGAGTGCAGAAACATCCATTAG aAGTATCAATGCACATATCTACACTGGACTTACAAATGAAGAGGCTCTGAAGGTGGCATCCATGCACAATATGAAAATGGAGCATCTGCCACTAAGTTTTCAG GATAAGGTGAACTTGGGACGACGTTTGTTAACACAAAATGGGACAGAAAATCTCCAAGGCAGGCTGGCAGACATACTGACTGCTGTGCTAGGAATG aaaataaacagGAACAGTCTTTCCACTATAATCTCGGTATGTAAATACGAAGATGAACAATTTACACTCTTCCGCAAAATTGTTGCCGCTTCCGAACAAAGAGGAGAAAAGAGTGTAAATGCAAAGGTATCAAGATAG
- the LOC123524606 gene encoding uncharacterized protein LOC123524606, whose protein sequence is MKGRRDFNEVTEWAGWRQRRIGGGKEEEQVMKRKVMINRFLALVGYNEEVELSPLLMDHTNIELYDGYMLKTFEQGTVRAAYCSINNFINYLLYSKLISEAVHKMTKMTIKPIISN, encoded by the exons ATGAAAGGGAGGAGGGATT TCAATGAAGTGACAGAATGGGCTGGTTGGAGACAGAGGAGGATTGGTGGGGGGAAGGAGGAGGAACAGGTGATGAAGAGAAAGGTGATG ATAAACAGGTTTCTAGCTCTCGTTGGCTACAATGAGGAGGTTGAGCTGAGTCCGTTGTTGATGGACCATACTAATATAGAGCTCTATGACGGATACATGTTGAAGACATTTGAGCAAGGAACAGTAAGGGCTGCTTACTGTTCCATCAACAACTTTATAAACTACCTGTTGTATTCAAAACTGATATCAGAGGCAGTGCACAAGATG ACAAAGATGACTATCAAACCTATCATCAGCAACTAA